From the Musa acuminata AAA Group cultivar baxijiao chromosome BXJ3-7, Cavendish_Baxijiao_AAA, whole genome shotgun sequence genome, one window contains:
- the LOC135643709 gene encoding mitochondrial phosphate carrier protein 3, mitochondrial-like isoform X2 encodes MMDLSEQSRRSLLPSFLYSPTSPTSRTLGLKQILGRATPASPAPPASAPGGGAPTGSFVIQAPSEPGKIEMYSPMFYAACTAGGIASCGLTHTAVTPLDLVKCNMQIDPAKYKSISSGFGVLLKEQGFRGFFRGWVPTLLGYSAQGACKFGFYEYFKKYYSDIAGPEFASKYKTLIYLAGSASAEVIADVALCPFEAVKVRVQTQPGFARGLSDGLPRFVKSEGALGLYKGIVPLWGRQIPYTMMKFASFETIVEMVYKYAIPTPKDQCSKPLQLGVSFAGGYIAGVFCAIVSHPADNLVSFLNNAKGATVGDVSLALFAGSCDSFLLVCLHDGLSSSCEGLHFWL; translated from the exons ATGATGGATCTCTCTGAGCAGTCTCGCCGATCCCTCCTCCCCAGCTTCCTCTACTCCCCCACCTCACCGACCTCCAGAACCCTCGGCCTGAAGCAGATCCTTGGGAGGGCCACCCCCGCCTCGCCAGCCCCTCCCGCCTCGGCGCCCGGCGGGGGCGCTCCGACAGGCTCGTTTGTCATCCAGGCGCCGAGCGAGCCCGGGAAGATCGAGATGTACTCGCCCATGTTCTACGCCGCCTGCACCGCCGGTGGGATTGCCAGCTGCGGCCTCACTCACACGGCCGTCACCCCGCTCGACCTCGTTAAGTGCAACATGCAG ATCGACCCAGCAAAGTACAAGAGCATCTCTTCTGGTTTTGGTGTTTTGCTTAAAGAACAAGGGTTCAGAGGTTTCTTCAGGGGCTGGGTGCCTACACTGCTTGGATACAGTGCCCAGGGGGCATGCAAGTTTGGGTTCTATGAGTACTTCAAGAAGTACTATTCAGATATTGCTGGGCCTGAATTTGCTTCCAAGTATAAGACTCTTATCTATCTTGCGGGGTCAGCATCTGCTGAAGTGATTGCTGATGTAGCTCTCTGCCCCTTTGAGGCAGTGAAGGTGCGAGTACAGACACAACCAGGGTTTGCTAGGGGGTTGAGCGATGGGTTACCTAGGTTCGTCAAATCTGAAGGTGCTCTGGG ATTGTACAAGGGAATTGTTCCTCTCTGGGGGCGTCAGATTCCTT ATactatgatgaaatttgcttCATTTGAGACTATTGTTGAGATGGTTTACAAATATGCAATTCCAACACCAAAGGACCAATGTAGCAAACCACTCCAGTTGGGAGTGAGTTTTGCTGGTGGTTATATTGCTGGAGTATTCTGTGCTATTGTTTCCCACCCGGCTGACAACCTTGTCTCTTTTCTTAACAATGCTAAGGGTGCCACTGTTGGTGATGTAAGTCTTGCGTTATTTGCTGGATCCTGTGACTCTTTCCTCCTAGTATGTCTACATGACGGATTGTCATCATCTTGTGAAGGACTCCACTTCTG GCTGTGA
- the LOC103992210 gene encoding zeaxanthin epoxidase, chloroplastic: MALLYSAPLHSPPIPFPKTQFPSLARGFFSEDSSHSVGHGLHSCKCRRRCATMTVSASGAQSAAATADSEPAPVPAPRKLRILVAGGGIGGLVFALAAKRKGFDVMVFEKDLSAIRGEGQYRGPIQIQSNALAALEAIDMDVAEEVMKAGCITGDRINGLVDGISGNWYIKFDTFTPAAERGLPVTRVISRMTLQQILARAVGDDKILNDSNVVNYVDNGDKVTVVLENGQQYEGDLLVGADGIWSKVRKILFGPKEASYSGYTCYTGIADFVPPDIETVGYRVFLGHKQYFVSSDVGAGKMQWYAFHKEPPGGTDVPNGKRERLLKIFSGWCDNVIDLILATDEDEILRRDIYDRIPIMSWGKGRVTLLGDSVHAMQPNMGQGGCMAIEDSYQLALELEKSWKHSVETGTPMDIASPLKRYEEERRIRVALIYGMARMAAIMASTYRPYLGVGLGPLSFLTKFQIPHPGRVGGRFIIQFAMPLMLNWVLGGNSSNLSGRPLSCRLTDKASDQLQRWFEDDDAMERAMGGEWYLLPAVTGNDSALKPIHLVKDMHRPLIIGNRAQTGKEGESFVIPSPQVAVEHICISYKDNAFFLTDLQSQYGTWITNNERRKYRVPPNFPVRIHPSDVIELGSDKKVTFRVKVLKTVPETFPNGGQAILQAV; this comes from the exons ATGGCACTGTTGTACAGTGCTCCGCTCCATTCTCCCCCGATCCCCTTTCCCAAGACCCAATTCCCGTCCTTGGCTCGTGGCTTCTTCTCCGAAGACTCCTCACATTCCGTTGGTCATGGTCTCCACAGTTGCAAGTGTAGGCGGAGGTGTGCAACCATGACTGTGTCTGCAAGTGGTGCTCAGTCTGCTGCGGCTACCGCGGATTCCGAGCCGGCGCCGGTGCCGGCTCCGCGGAAGCTGAGGATTCTGGTAGCCGGTGGCGGAATTGGGGGGCTGGTGTTCGCGCTGGCGGCGAAGAGGAAGGGGTTTGATGTGATGGTCTTCGAGAAGGACCTGAGTGCCATCAGAGGGGAGGGGCAGTACAGGGGGCCGATCCAGATCCAGAGCAATGCGCTGGCGGCGTTGGAGGCCATCGACATGGATGTCGCGGAGGAGGTGATGAAGGCTGGGTGCATCACCGGGGACCGGATCAATGGTTTGGTGGATGGGATATCTGGGAACTG GTACATCAAATTTGATACATTTACTCCTGCAGCAGAGCGTGGACTTCCGGTCACAAGAGTTATCAGTCGCATGACCCTACAGCAAATATTGGCCCGTGCAGTTGGTGATGACAAGATTTTGAATGACAGTAATGTTGTCAATTATGTTGATAATGGAGACAAG GTTACTGTAGTACTTGAGAATGGGCAGCAGTATGAAGGTGATCTTTTAGTTGGAGCTGATGGCATATGGTCAAAG GTGCGTAAAATACTATTTGGGCCCAAAGAGGCATCTTATTCAGGATATACCTGCTACACTGGTATTGCAGATTTTGTACCTCCAGATATTGAAACCGTTGG GTATCGAGTATTTCTAGGTCACAAGCAGTATTTTGTTTCTTCGGATGTTGGCGCTGGAAAAATGCAGTGGTATGCATTTCACAAGGAGCCTCCTGGTGGCACTGATGTTCCTAATG GTAAAAGGGAAAGACTTCTCAAAATATTTAGTGGTTGGTGTGATAATGTAATAGACTTAATACTTGCAACTGACGAGGATGAAATTCTTCGTCGTGATATATATGATCGTATACCAATTATGAGCTGGGGCAAAGGTCGTGTGACATTGCTTGGAGATTCTGTCCATGCGATGCAGCCAAATATGGGTCAAGGTGGCTGCATGGCTATTGAG GATAGTTATCAGCTTGCTCTAGAACTTGAGAAATCTTGGAAGCATAGTGTTGAAACGGGAACTCCAATGGATATTGCATCTCCTCTAAAACG TTATGAGGAGGAGAGAAGGATCCGTGTTGCTCTTATATATGGAATGGCACGAATGGCGGCAATAATGGCTTCCACTTACAGACCATATTTGGGTGTGGGGCTGGGACCATTGTCG TTTTTGACCAAGTTCCAGATACCACATCCTGGAAGGGTTGGTGGCAGATTCATTATACAGTTTGCAATGCCCCTGATGCTGAACTGGGTTCTAGGGGGCAACAG CTCGAATCTTTCAGGAAGGCCATTGAGCTGTCGTCTAACTGACAAG GCAAGTGACCAGTTGCAGAGATGGTTTGAAGATGATGATGCAATGGAACGAGCTATGGGTGGAGA GTGGTATCTTCTCCCTGCAGTTACAGGAAATGATAGTGCATTGAAACCCATTCATTTGGTCAAAGATATGCATAGACCATTAATAATTGG AAATCGTGCACAAACTGGCAAAGAAGGAGAGTCATTTGTCATTCCTTCACCACAG GTGGCTGTAGAACATATATGTATTAGTTACAAAGACAATGCCTTCTTCTTGACTGATTTGCAGAGCCAATATGGTACCTGGATAACCAA CAATGAAAGGAGGAAGTACCGGGTGCCTCCTAATTTTCCTGTTCGAATCCACCCATCTGATGTCATCGAACTCGGTAGTGATAAGAAG GTAACCTTTCGGGTAAAGGTACTAAAGACAGTACCAGAAACATTTCCCAATGGAGGACAGGCGATCCTGCAGGCAGTGTGA
- the LOC135642768 gene encoding triacylglycerol lipase OBL1-like: protein MASECDGFSDYMVLRPDKAGVSDLFRLLYSSKVAENESVDCPVDTQINERRRRWAIFISLLLQKTLLLWRKPMAWLGSALEFWLNLLMDNHGFVSLLCNIFTGKVAYPQKESSAYRSCIGQMDTREELDARIQPSDGKYHAALSIMAAKLAYENESCIQNIVTNHWNMEYLGFYDGWNDYQEQYSSEAFVFNDKAADTELIVVAFRGTEPFDAVQWCADFDFSWYEIPNVGKVHGGFMKELGLQKKLGFPKDLPQRRGRPSYAYYDLREKLREVLRHKEKAKFLVTGHSLGGALAILFPSILALHGEEWLLGRLEGVYTFGQPRVGDVKFGEFVEQHLDKPKKRYFRYVYCNDIVPRVPYDDSALLFKHFGTCIYFNSLYKGKVVKEEPNKNYFSLWTVIPKYMNAGWEFIRSFLIGHVIGQDYKEGWFMTSMRLLALVAPGLTPHTPQDYVNCTRLGASPPSNKLE from the exons ATGGCCTCCGAGTGTGATGGTTTCAGCGATTATATGGTGTTGAGGCCCGACAAGGCAGGCGTTTCTGATCTCTTCCGCCTCTTGTATTCATCGAAGGTGGCGGAGAATGAATCGGTGGACTGCCCCGTCGACACCCAGATCAACGAAAGGAGGCGAAGGTGGGCTATCTTCATCTCTCTCCTCCTGCAGAAGACTCTTCTCCTGTGGAGGAAGCCGATGGCTTGGCTTGGATCTGCACTTGAGTTCTGGCTAAACCTTCTGATGGACAACCATGGATTCGTCTCGCTCTTGTGTAATATCTTCACGG GAAAAGTGGCGTATCCCCAGAAAGAATCATCAGCATATAGATCATGTATTGGACAAATGGACACGAGAGAGGAATTAGACGCGAGAATTCAACCAAGCGACGGGAAGTATCACGCAGCACTCTCAATAATGGCTGCAAAACTAGCTTACGAAAATGAATCATGCATCCAAAACATAGTTACTAACCACTGGAAT ATGGAGTACTTGGGATTCTACGATGGTTGGAATG ACTACCAGGAGCAGTACAGCTCAGAAGCATTTGTGTTCAATGACAAGGCAGCCGACACCGAGCTGATCGTGGTGGCATTTCGAGGCACCGAGCCCTTCGACGCCGTTCAATGGTGCGCGGACTTCGACTTCTCCTGGTACGAGATACCAAACGTTGGCAAGGTCCATGGAGGCTTCATGAAGGAGTTGGGATTGCAGAAGAAACTTGGGTTTCCCAAGGACCTACCTCAGAGGAGAGGCAGACCGTCATATGCTTACTACGACTTGAGGGAGAAGCTCAGGGAAGTGCTGCGCCATAAGGAGAAGGCAAAGTTCTTGGTCACCGGGCACAGCTTAGGAGGGGCACTCGCGATACTGTTCCCGTCCATCTTGGCACTGCATGGGGAGGAGTGGCTGTTGGGTAGGCTGGAGGGAGTGTATACATTTGGGCAGCCCAGGGTGGGGGATGTCAAGTTCGGGGAGTTCGTGGAGCAGCACTTGGACAAGCCAAAGAAGAGGTACTTTAGGTATGTGTACTGCAATGACATCGTGCCAAGGGTTCCCTACGATGACTCTGCTCTCCTGTTCAAGCACTTTGGGACATGCATCTACTTCAACAGTCTCTACAAGGGAAAGGTGGTGAAAGAGGAGCCGAACAAGAACTATTTCTCGTTGTGGACAGTCATCCCCAAGTACATGAACGCAGGGTGGGAGTTCATCCGGAGCTTCTTGATCGGGCACGTGATAGGGCAAGATTACAAGGAAGGATGGTTCATGACATCTATGAGACTTCTTGCTCTCGTAGCTCCTGGTCTTACACCACACACACCTCAAGACTACGTCAACTGCACCAGACTGGGGGCTTCACCTCCGAGCAACAAGCTCGAGTGA
- the LOC135643710 gene encoding F-box protein FBW2-like, translated as MEKWVAVSSGGGGGGGRWSRWEDMNPEVLALVFVGMPADVLARTFPFVCRSWREVMAGPYCWSEIDLDQWCRRVDRSDVINFVVRRLVRRSRGTLRRLSAYRLSNTGFVYVATSVRFLSVLQIPMSDVTDQIVEKHAESFSTLTVLDISYCLKITSKGMEALGKHCKALVQLTRNMPPPEFETTQDDGVAAKVDEGEAMAIANNMAGLEHLELAYGKFSHHGLAAILTNCTALKILDVRGCWNVKMEDNIEAMCAKIQSFRDPWEDDYEFSSSEDEGDNSSAEDVGLVDCDASD; from the exons ATGGAGAAGTGGGTGGCGGTAAGTAGCGGAGGAGGAGGGGGCGGGGGGAGGTGGAGTCGGTGGGAGGACATGAACCCGGAGGTGCTGGCGCTAGTGTTCGTGGGGATGCCGGCGGACGTGCTGGCGCGGACGTTTCCGTTCGTGTGCCGGTCGTGGCGGGAGGTGATGGCAGGGCCGTACTGCTGGTCGGAGATCGACTTAGACCAGTGGTGCCGCCGCGTCGACCGATCCGACGTCATCAACTTCGTCGTCCGTCGCCTCGTCCGCCGCAGCAGGGGCACCCTCCGCCGCCTCTCCGCCTACCGCCTCAGCAACACCGGTTTCGTCTATGTCGCCACATC tgtCAGGTTCCTTAGCGTACTTCAAATACCAATGAGTGATGTGACTGACCAGATAGTGGAGAAGCATGCAGAATCGTTCTCAACTCTGACTGTGTTGGACATTAGTTACTGTCTGAAGATCACCTCCAAGGGCATGGAAGCACTGGGGAAGCACTGCAAGGCTTTAGTTCAACTGACGAGGAATATGCCTCCACCAGAATTTGAGACAACCCAGGATGATGGTGTGGCTGCCAAGGTGGATGAGGGGGAAGCCATGGCTATAGCCAACAATATGGCTGGGCTAGAACATTTAGAGCTTGCATACGGGAAGTTCAGCCACCATGGGTTGGCAGCAATTTTGACTAACTGCACAGCTCTTAAAATCCTTGACGTCCGTGGGTGTTGGAATGTTAAGATGGAAGACAACATTGAGGCGATGTGTGCcaaaatccaatcctttagagATCCCTGGGAGGATGATTATGAGTTTAGTTCTTCGGAAGATGAAGGGGACAACAGTAGTGCTGAAGACGTGGGACTAGTGGATTGTGATGCCTCTGATTAA
- the LOC135643709 gene encoding mitochondrial phosphate carrier protein 3, mitochondrial-like isoform X1, producing the protein MMDLSEQSRRSLLPSFLYSPTSPTSRTLGLKQILGRATPASPAPPASAPGGGAPTGSFVIQAPSEPGKIEMYSPMFYAACTAGGIASCGLTHTAVTPLDLVKCNMQIDPAKYKSISSGFGVLLKEQGFRGFFRGWVPTLLGYSAQGACKFGFYEYFKKYYSDIAGPEFASKYKTLIYLAGSASAEVIADVALCPFEAVKVRVQTQPGFARGLSDGLPRFVKSEGALGLYKGIVPLWGRQIPYTMMKFASFETIVEMVYKYAIPTPKDQCSKPLQLGVSFAGGYIAGVFCAIVSHPADNLVSFLNNAKGATVGDAVKKLGVWGLFTRGLPLRIVMIGTLTGAQWGIYDAFKVMVGLPTTGGVAPAAAPSPELAELKSTA; encoded by the exons ATGATGGATCTCTCTGAGCAGTCTCGCCGATCCCTCCTCCCCAGCTTCCTCTACTCCCCCACCTCACCGACCTCCAGAACCCTCGGCCTGAAGCAGATCCTTGGGAGGGCCACCCCCGCCTCGCCAGCCCCTCCCGCCTCGGCGCCCGGCGGGGGCGCTCCGACAGGCTCGTTTGTCATCCAGGCGCCGAGCGAGCCCGGGAAGATCGAGATGTACTCGCCCATGTTCTACGCCGCCTGCACCGCCGGTGGGATTGCCAGCTGCGGCCTCACTCACACGGCCGTCACCCCGCTCGACCTCGTTAAGTGCAACATGCAG ATCGACCCAGCAAAGTACAAGAGCATCTCTTCTGGTTTTGGTGTTTTGCTTAAAGAACAAGGGTTCAGAGGTTTCTTCAGGGGCTGGGTGCCTACACTGCTTGGATACAGTGCCCAGGGGGCATGCAAGTTTGGGTTCTATGAGTACTTCAAGAAGTACTATTCAGATATTGCTGGGCCTGAATTTGCTTCCAAGTATAAGACTCTTATCTATCTTGCGGGGTCAGCATCTGCTGAAGTGATTGCTGATGTAGCTCTCTGCCCCTTTGAGGCAGTGAAGGTGCGAGTACAGACACAACCAGGGTTTGCTAGGGGGTTGAGCGATGGGTTACCTAGGTTCGTCAAATCTGAAGGTGCTCTGGG ATTGTACAAGGGAATTGTTCCTCTCTGGGGGCGTCAGATTCCTT ATactatgatgaaatttgcttCATTTGAGACTATTGTTGAGATGGTTTACAAATATGCAATTCCAACACCAAAGGACCAATGTAGCAAACCACTCCAGTTGGGAGTGAGTTTTGCTGGTGGTTATATTGCTGGAGTATTCTGTGCTATTGTTTCCCACCCGGCTGACAACCTTGTCTCTTTTCTTAACAATGCTAAGGGTGCCACTGTTGGTGAT GCTGTGAAGAAACTTGGGGTGTGGGGTCTGTTTACACGTGGGCTTCCACTGCGTATCGTCATGATTGGCACGCTTACTGGAGCACAGTGGGGAATTTATGATGCTTTCAAAGTGATGGTTGGCCT tcCTACAACTGGTGGAGTTGCCCCTGCCGCTGCTCCCTCTCCAGAGCTTGCTGAGCTTAAATCTACTGCTTGA